The following is a genomic window from Streptomyces chrestomyceticus JCM 4735.
CCTTCGCGGGCGAGGGCCAGCACCAGGACGCGGGCGCCAAGATGGTCCACATGGCCCCCCGTACGTCCTCCAACATCGTCTCCAAGTCGGTGGCGCGCGGCGGCGGCCGTACCTCCTACCGCGGTCTGATCGAGATCGGTGAGGGCGCCGAGGGCTCCAAGTCCAACGTGCTGTGCGACGCCCTGCTCGTCGACACGATCTCGCGCTCGGACACCTACCCCTACGTGGACGTCCGCGAGGACGACGTCACCATGGGCCACGAGGCGACCGTCTCCAAGGTCAGCGACGACCAGCTCTTCTACCTGATGGCGCGCGGCCTGTCCGAGGACGAGGCGATGGCGATGATCGTGCGCGGCTTCGTCGAGCCGATCGCCCGCGAGCTGCCCATGGAGTACGCGCTGGAGCTGAACCGGCTGATCGAGCTGCAGATGGAAGGCGCGGTCGGCTGACGCCACCCCGCACGCAGCTACTGAATTCTCACGAGGAAGAGAGCACGACGACAGCCATGGCTGAGGCTCAGACAATCCCGGCGGGGTCCACGACCACCGGTTCGATCGCGGTGGCCGCCGAGTCCACCGTCGCCACCCGGATGAGCGCGCCGCCGTCCTACGACGTCGCGGACTTCCCGGTGCCGCACGGCCGCGAGGAGGAGTGGCGCTTCACCCCCCTCGCGCGCCTGAAGGGCCTGCACGACGGCACCGCCGTCGCGTCCGGCGCCGACCTGAAGATCGACATCACGGCGCCCGAGGGCGTCACCCACGAGCTCGTCGAGCGCGACGACCCGCGGGTCGGCAAGGCCGGCAAGCCCGTCGACCGGATCGCCGCCCAGGCGTACAGCTCCTTCGAGAAGGCGTCCGTCATCACGGTGCCCAAGGAGACGGTGCTCACCGAGCCGATCCGCATCGCGGTGCACGGTGAGGGCGGCACGGCCTACGGCCACCAGGTCGTCGAGCTGGGCGCGTTCGCCGAGGCCGTCGTCGTCATCGACCACACCGGCGACGCGACGCTCGCCGCCAACGTCGACTACCTCATCGGCGACGGCGCCAAGCTGACCGTCGTCTCCGTGCAGGACTGGGACGACACCGCCGTCCACGTCGGCCAGCACAACGCGCTGGTCGGCCGGGACGCCGGCTTCAAGTCCGTGGTCGTCACCTTCGGCGGCGACGTGGTCCGGCTGCACCCGCGCGTGACCTACGCGGCCCCCGGCGGTGAGGCCGAGTTCTACGGCCTGTACTTCACCGACAACGGCCAGCACCAGGAGCACCGCCTCTTCGTCGACCACGAGGCGGCCAACTGCCGCTCCAACGTCGTCTACAAGGGCGCCCTCCAGGGCCAGGACGCGCACGCCGTCTGGATCGGCGACGTGCTCATCCGGGCCGCCGCCACCGGCACGGACACCTACGAGCTCAACCGCAACCTCGTGCTGACCGACGGCGCGCGGGTCGACTCGGTGCCCAACCTGGAGATCGAGACCGGCGAGATCGTCGGCGCCGGCCACGCCTCGGCGACCGGCCGCTTCGACGACGAGCAGCTCTTCTACCTGATGGCCCGCGGCATCCCGGCCGACGAGGCCCGCCGGCTGGTCGTCCGCGGCTTCTTCACCGAACTCGTCCAGCAGATCGGCCTGCCGGACGTCGAGGAGCGCCTGATCGCCAAGATCGAGGCCGAGCTGGAAGCATCCGTGGCATGAGCCCGGCCTACGTACGCGCCTGCGGGCTGGCCGAGCTGGAGGAGGACAGCCCCAAGCGCGTCGAGATCGACGGCGTGCCGGTCTCCCTCGTCCGTACCGAGGGGGAGGTGTTCGCGATCAACGACATCTGCTCGCACGCGAACGTCTCCCTGTCCGAGGGCGAGGTGGAGGACTGCTCCATCGAGTGCTGGCTGCACGGCTCCAGTTTCGACCTGCGTACCGGCAAGCCGTCCGGGCTCCCCGCCACGCAGCCCGTCCCCGTATACCCCGTAAAGATCGAAGGAGAAGGCGCGGACGCTTCCGTGCTCGTCTCCGTCACCCAGGAGTCCTGAGTCCCCATGGCAACGCTTGAGATCCACGACCTGCACGTCTCCGTCGAAGCCGAGAACGGCTCGCGCGAGATCCTGAAGGGCGTCGACCTGACCGTGAAGCAGGGCGAGACGCACGCCATCATGGGCCCCAACGGCTCCGGCAAGTCCACCCTCGCCTACTCGCTGGCGGGTCACCCCAAGTACACGATCACCGGCGGCACCGTCACCCTCGACGGCGAGGACGTCCTGGAGATGTCCGTCGACGAGCGCGCCCGCGCCGGCGTCTTC
Proteins encoded in this region:
- a CDS encoding non-heme iron oxygenase ferredoxin subunit, whose translation is MSPAYVRACGLAELEEDSPKRVEIDGVPVSLVRTEGEVFAINDICSHANVSLSEGEVEDCSIECWLHGSSFDLRTGKPSGLPATQPVPVYPVKIEGEGADASVLVSVTQES
- the sufD gene encoding Fe-S cluster assembly protein SufD, with product MAEAQTIPAGSTTTGSIAVAAESTVATRMSAPPSYDVADFPVPHGREEEWRFTPLARLKGLHDGTAVASGADLKIDITAPEGVTHELVERDDPRVGKAGKPVDRIAAQAYSSFEKASVITVPKETVLTEPIRIAVHGEGGTAYGHQVVELGAFAEAVVVIDHTGDATLAANVDYLIGDGAKLTVVSVQDWDDTAVHVGQHNALVGRDAGFKSVVVTFGGDVVRLHPRVTYAAPGGEAEFYGLYFTDNGQHQEHRLFVDHEAANCRSNVVYKGALQGQDAHAVWIGDVLIRAAATGTDTYELNRNLVLTDGARVDSVPNLEIETGEIVGAGHASATGRFDDEQLFYLMARGIPADEARRLVVRGFFTELVQQIGLPDVEERLIAKIEAELEASVA